The following proteins are co-located in the Hydrogenophaga sp. RAC07 genome:
- the lspA gene encoding signal peptidase II translates to MSNAPMRGIWPWLGLAALLVAVDQVTKLLILANYQLGESTFITGFFNVVRVHNTGAAFSFLAEAGGWQRWFFTGVGVAASVFIVWMLRTHPGEKLFAFALACILGGAIGNVIDRLLYGYVVDWLDFHWELLSGLFPGGHFPAFNIADAAITVGAVSLILDEVLRWRRSR, encoded by the coding sequence ATGAGCAACGCCCCAATGCGCGGCATCTGGCCGTGGCTCGGTCTCGCCGCCTTGCTGGTGGCGGTCGACCAGGTCACCAAGCTGCTGATCCTGGCCAACTACCAGCTGGGTGAGAGCACCTTCATCACCGGCTTCTTCAACGTCGTTAGGGTGCACAACACGGGTGCGGCCTTCTCGTTCCTGGCCGAGGCCGGCGGCTGGCAGCGCTGGTTTTTCACCGGCGTGGGCGTGGCAGCGTCCGTGTTCATCGTGTGGATGCTGCGCACGCACCCGGGCGAGAAGCTGTTCGCGTTCGCCCTGGCCTGCATCCTGGGTGGCGCCATCGGCAACGTGATCGACCGCCTGCTGTACGGCTACGTGGTGGACTGGCTGGACTTCCACTGGGAGCTGCTCAGCGGCCTGTTCCCCGGCGGGCACTTTCCGGCCTTCAACATCGCCGACGCGGCCATCACCGTGGGCGCGGTCTCGCTGATCCTCGACGAGGTTCTTCGCTGGCGCCGCAGCCGGTGA
- the ileS gene encoding isoleucine--tRNA ligase, with translation MSESTPAAADYRSTLNLPDTPFPMRGDLPKREPGWVDSWNEGGLYKRLRDARAGAPLFVLHDGPPYANGKLHIGHALNKILKDMIVKSRQLAGFDAQYIPGWDCHGLPIENAIEKLHGRNLGRDEMQAKSRAFATGQIDQQREDFKRLGVLGDWERPYRTMDFANEAGELRAFKRVIERGFVYRGLKPVYWCFDCGSSLAEFEIEYADKKSETLDVAFETDDASKLATAFGLGALPAGKTAFAVIWTTTAWTIPANQALNAHPDFTYALVDTPMGCLVLAETLVEKCLERFGLTGTVIATAPGKALGGLNFRHPLFDVDAGYQRLSPMYLAEYVSDADGTGLVHSSPAYGLDDFNSCAAHGLSVDDILNPVQGNGAYAADFPLFGGLHIWKAVPVILEALKNAGRLLATQTITHSYPHCWRHKTPVIYRAAAQWFVRMDEGEGVFTKDKAPRTLRQTALDAIEHTRFYPANGKARLHDMIANRPDWCISRQRSWGVPIPFFLHKDSGELHPRTMEILDQAADIVEKGGIEAWSRVTAETILGADDAKLYTKSTDILEVWFDSGSTFQHVLRGSHAKAYDRLPHHENGPEADLYLEGHDQHRGWFHSSLLLGCALYDRAPYRGILTHGFNVDGQGRKMSKSLGNVIEIETFAKDPGAEIARLWVASTDYSGDPPMDKKVIARVTDAYRRIRNTLRFLLANVSDFDPATDAVLLDQMLEIDRYALARAAQFQAEVLAHYEVYEFHPVVAKLQVYCSEDLGAFYLDVLKDRLYTTAPGSLARRSAQTALHQITHAMLRWMAPFLSFTAEEAWPVLAGAQNQGSIFFETFAKLPAADEVLLAKWSRIRAVREMVNKEIETVRTAGGVGSSLQATVKLTVPADDHALLASLGEDLKFVLIVSQVALLEGDAQVDVIPATAAKCERCWHYRDDVGVDAAHPTLCGRCTSNLFGAGETRSVA, from the coding sequence ATGTCTGAATCCACCCCCGCTGCCGCCGACTACCGCAGCACCCTGAACCTGCCCGACACCCCGTTCCCCATGCGCGGCGACTTGCCCAAGCGCGAACCGGGCTGGGTCGACAGCTGGAACGAAGGCGGCCTCTACAAGCGTCTGCGCGACGCGCGCGCCGGCGCACCGCTGTTCGTGCTGCACGACGGCCCGCCCTACGCCAACGGCAAGCTGCACATCGGCCATGCGCTGAACAAGATCCTCAAGGACATGATCGTCAAGAGCCGCCAGCTGGCCGGCTTCGACGCGCAGTACATCCCCGGCTGGGACTGCCATGGCCTGCCGATCGAGAACGCGATCGAGAAACTGCACGGCCGCAACCTCGGCCGCGACGAGATGCAGGCCAAGAGCCGCGCCTTCGCCACCGGGCAGATCGACCAGCAGCGCGAAGACTTCAAGCGCCTGGGCGTGCTGGGCGACTGGGAGCGTCCCTACCGCACCATGGACTTCGCCAACGAGGCGGGCGAGCTGCGCGCGTTCAAACGCGTGATCGAGCGCGGCTTCGTCTACCGCGGCTTGAAGCCGGTGTACTGGTGCTTCGACTGTGGCTCGTCGCTGGCCGAATTCGAGATCGAGTACGCAGACAAGAAGAGTGAAACGCTGGACGTGGCCTTCGAGACCGACGACGCCTCGAAGCTGGCCACCGCCTTCGGGCTGGGCGCGCTGCCCGCGGGCAAAACCGCGTTCGCCGTCATCTGGACCACCACCGCCTGGACCATCCCCGCCAACCAGGCGCTCAACGCCCACCCGGACTTCACCTACGCGCTGGTCGACACGCCCATGGGTTGCCTGGTGTTGGCCGAGACGCTGGTGGAGAAATGCCTGGAGCGCTTCGGCCTCACCGGCACCGTGATCGCCACCGCGCCGGGCAAGGCCCTGGGCGGCCTGAACTTCCGCCATCCGTTGTTCGACGTGGACGCTGGCTACCAGCGCCTGTCGCCCATGTACCTGGCCGAATACGTGAGCGACGCCGACGGCACCGGCCTCGTGCACTCCTCGCCCGCCTACGGCCTGGACGATTTCAACTCCTGCGCCGCGCACGGCCTGTCGGTCGACGACATCCTCAACCCGGTGCAGGGCAACGGCGCCTACGCGGCCGACTTCCCGCTGTTCGGCGGCCTGCACATCTGGAAGGCCGTGCCGGTCATCCTGGAAGCGCTGAAGAACGCCGGCCGCCTGCTGGCCACCCAGACCATCACCCACAGCTACCCGCACTGCTGGCGCCACAAGACGCCGGTGATCTACCGCGCCGCGGCCCAGTGGTTCGTGCGCATGGACGAGGGCGAGGGCGTGTTCACAAAGGACAAGGCGCCGCGCACGCTGCGCCAGACCGCGCTGGACGCCATCGAGCACACCCGGTTCTACCCCGCCAACGGCAAGGCGCGCCTGCACGACATGATCGCCAACCGGCCCGACTGGTGCATCTCGCGCCAGCGCAGCTGGGGCGTGCCCATCCCGTTCTTCCTGCACAAGGACAGCGGCGAACTGCACCCGCGCACCATGGAAATCCTCGACCAGGCCGCGGACATCGTGGAGAAAGGTGGCATCGAGGCCTGGAGCCGCGTGACGGCCGAAACGATCCTGGGTGCCGATGACGCCAAGCTGTACACCAAGAGCACCGACATCCTCGAGGTGTGGTTCGACTCGGGCTCGACCTTCCAGCACGTGTTGCGCGGCAGCCATGCAAAGGCCTACGACCGTCTGCCACACCACGAAAACGGCCCCGAGGCCGACCTCTACCTCGAAGGCCATGACCAGCACCGCGGCTGGTTCCACAGCTCCTTGCTGCTGGGCTGTGCGCTCTACGACCGCGCGCCCTACCGCGGGATCCTGACGCACGGCTTCAACGTCGACGGCCAGGGCCGCAAGATGAGCAAGTCCTTGGGCAACGTGATCGAGATCGAGACCTTTGCCAAGGACCCCGGCGCCGAGATCGCACGGCTGTGGGTCGCGTCCACCGACTACTCGGGCGACCCACCGATGGACAAGAAGGTGATCGCGCGCGTGACCGACGCCTACCGCCGCATCCGCAACACCCTGCGTTTCCTGCTCGCCAACGTGAGCGACTTCGACCCGGCCACCGACGCCGTGCTGCTGGACCAGATGCTGGAGATCGACCGCTACGCCCTGGCGCGCGCGGCACAGTTCCAGGCCGAGGTGCTGGCGCACTATGAGGTATACGAGTTCCACCCGGTGGTGGCCAAGCTGCAGGTGTATTGCTCGGAAGACCTGGGCGCGTTCTACCTCGACGTGCTCAAGGACCGGCTCTACACCACCGCACCGGGCAGCCTCGCACGACGCAGCGCGCAGACCGCGCTGCACCAGATCACCCACGCCATGCTGCGCTGGATGGCGCCGTTCCTGAGCTTCACGGCCGAGGAAGCCTGGCCGGTGCTGGCCGGTGCGCAGAACCAGGGATCGATCTTTTTCGAGACCTTCGCGAAACTGCCCGCAGCCGACGAAGTGCTGTTGGCCAAGTGGTCGCGCATCCGCGCGGTGCGCGAGATGGTGAACAAGGAGATCGAGACCGTGCGCACCGCCGGCGGTGTGGGCTCGTCCCTGCAGGCCACGGTGAAACTCACCGTGCCGGCCGATGACCATGCGTTGCTCGCCTCGCTGGGCGAGGACCTCAAGTTCGTGCTGATCGTCTCTCAGGTCGCGCTGCTCGAAGGCGATGCCCAAGTGGACGTGATCCCGGCGACCGCCGCCAAGTGCGAGCGTTGCTGGCACTACCGCGACGACGTGGGCGTGGACGCCGCGCACCCCACGCTGTGCGGCCGCTGCACCAGCAACCTGTTCGGCGCGGGTGAAACCCGCTCGGTGGCCTGA
- a CDS encoding bifunctional riboflavin kinase/FAD synthetase has protein sequence MKIFRGLHGRLSSKPQATRGGCALTIGNFDGVHRGHQAMLALLNNEAKHRGVPSCVMTFEPHPRDYFAALHHQPDLAPARIATLRDKLQELERCGVDECVVLPFNAQLAAQTPQAFIEDILVGSLGVKYVLVGDDFRFGAKRAGDYAMLDAAGNQLGFDVARMQSYEVHGLRVSSSAVRQALGAGRMDDVAALLGRPYSISGHVVHGRKLGRQLAESSPGKGDGFRTLNLRFAHWKPAASGIFAVLVHGLGPHADSPPLPGVANLGVRPSLDPDDVNGGRVLLETHCLDWPRALSESLPGGEAYGKIVRVELLHKLHDELKYDSLDALTQGIARDCDDARAFFASLHTQTHRQTTRDRI, from the coding sequence ATGAAAATCTTTCGCGGCTTGCATGGCCGTCTTTCCAGCAAGCCGCAGGCAACCCGCGGTGGTTGCGCGCTCACCATCGGCAATTTCGACGGCGTGCACCGGGGTCACCAGGCCATGCTGGCGCTGCTCAACAACGAAGCGAAGCACCGGGGCGTGCCCAGCTGCGTGATGACCTTCGAGCCGCACCCGCGCGACTACTTTGCCGCCCTGCACCACCAGCCCGACCTGGCGCCCGCCCGCATCGCCACCCTGCGCGACAAGCTGCAGGAGCTGGAACGCTGCGGCGTGGACGAGTGCGTGGTGCTGCCCTTCAACGCGCAGCTCGCCGCGCAAACGCCGCAGGCCTTCATTGAAGACATCCTGGTCGGCTCGCTGGGCGTGAAATACGTGCTGGTGGGCGACGACTTCCGCTTCGGCGCCAAACGCGCGGGCGACTACGCCATGCTGGACGCCGCCGGCAATCAGCTGGGTTTTGACGTGGCGCGCATGCAAAGCTACGAGGTGCACGGCCTGCGCGTGTCCAGCTCTGCCGTGCGCCAGGCGCTGGGCGCCGGCCGCATGGACGATGTGGCGGCCCTGCTCGGCCGACCGTACAGCATCAGCGGCCACGTGGTGCACGGACGCAAGCTCGGCCGCCAGCTGGCCGAGAGCAGCCCGGGCAAGGGCGATGGATTCCGCACCCTCAACCTGCGCTTTGCCCACTGGAAGCCCGCAGCCAGCGGCATCTTTGCCGTGCTGGTGCACGGCCTGGGCCCGCACGCCGATTCACCCCCCCTGCCCGGTGTGGCCAACCTCGGCGTGCGACCCTCGCTCGACCCCGACGATGTGAACGGCGGGCGCGTCTTGCTTGAAACGCATTGCCTCGACTGGCCCCGGGCTCTGAGCGAGAGCCTGCCCGGCGGGGAGGCCTACGGTAAAATCGTCCGCGTGGAACTGCTTCACAAACTGCACGACGAGCTGAAATACGACAGTCTGGACGCCCTGACCCAGGGCATCGCACGCGACTGCGACGACGCACGCGCCTTCTTCGCCTCGCTGCACACACAAACCCACCGCCAGACCACGCGCGACCGAATTTAG
- a CDS encoding HNH endonuclease, translating into MKVLKLSAQGLPQSWISLEEAVLHYAADEVRWEMGAEIAVFHGGHNAITGRQSVINVNSIIGTQGVPRINPFDLRPTLTNSKLFARDRNVCAYCGEHFHEEELTREHIVPLGQNGRDLWMNVVTACRSCNHRKGNRTPEQAHMGLLYAPYVPSLWEDFILRNRRILADQMEFLMSHLPKTSRLHA; encoded by the coding sequence TTGAAGGTCTTGAAGCTCTCAGCCCAGGGTTTGCCACAGTCGTGGATCAGCCTGGAAGAAGCCGTCCTGCACTACGCGGCGGATGAGGTGCGCTGGGAGATGGGAGCCGAGATCGCGGTGTTCCATGGCGGGCACAACGCGATCACCGGGCGCCAGTCCGTCATCAACGTCAATTCGATCATCGGCACCCAGGGCGTGCCGCGCATCAACCCGTTCGATCTGCGGCCCACGCTGACCAACAGCAAGCTGTTTGCGCGCGACCGCAATGTGTGCGCCTACTGCGGCGAACATTTTCACGAGGAAGAACTGACCCGCGAGCACATCGTCCCCCTGGGGCAGAACGGGCGCGACCTGTGGATGAACGTGGTCACCGCCTGCCGCTCGTGCAACCACCGCAAGGGCAACCGCACGCCCGAGCAGGCGCACATGGGTTTGCTCTACGCGCCCTATGTGCCCAGCCTGTGGGAAGACTTCATCCTGCGCAACCGCCGCATCCTGGCGGACCAGATGGAGTTTTTGATGTCGCACCTGCCGAAGACCTCCAGGCTGCACGCCTGA
- a CDS encoding alpha/beta fold hydrolase, whose protein sequence is MTTRRSLFALVASSLLLGACATAPQGADQPPIVFAHGNGDSASIWQSTVWRFESNGWPRERLHAIDLPYPLARDDNSKAQPGRTSTDDHMAYLKAEVDKVLKATGAKQVVLVANSRGGNAVRNYIQNGGGDKTVSHAVLGGTPNHGVWATKGFREGNEFSGTGPFLTALNAPKNAAGDEVTGPVKWMTIRSDNNDKFAQPDGLWIGAKGTPTNVTFEGPALKGATNAVLPRVDHRETSFSPAAFETTYRFITGRAPTTLVPTPQAPVVLNGKITGLGLVPTDPATGNYANNLPLPGAQLMVYATDPATGERKGAAVHSKTVGADGLWGPFTAQAGVPHEFVISAPGYATTHIYRSPFPRSSELIHLRAERIAAADKDAKSTVTFTRPRGYFDAQRDKMAFDSKALPGVPPAGAGVSSSKIKVMEDGVRAIPAEFNGEKIVGRTWPAAENRLVVLELTY, encoded by the coding sequence ATGACCACCCGCCGCAGCCTCTTTGCCCTGGTCGCCAGCAGCCTGCTGCTCGGCGCCTGCGCCACCGCGCCGCAAGGCGCCGACCAGCCGCCCATCGTGTTCGCGCACGGCAATGGCGACTCGGCCTCCATCTGGCAGAGCACGGTGTGGCGCTTCGAGTCCAACGGCTGGCCACGCGAACGCCTGCACGCCATCGACCTGCCCTACCCGCTGGCGCGCGACGACAACAGCAAGGCCCAGCCAGGCCGCACCTCGACCGACGATCACATGGCCTACCTCAAGGCCGAGGTGGACAAGGTGCTCAAGGCCACCGGCGCGAAGCAGGTGGTGCTGGTGGCCAACTCGCGCGGCGGCAACGCGGTGCGCAACTACATCCAGAACGGTGGTGGCGACAAGACCGTGAGCCACGCGGTGCTGGGTGGCACGCCCAACCACGGCGTGTGGGCGACCAAGGGCTTTCGTGAAGGCAACGAGTTTTCGGGCACCGGCCCCTTTCTCACCGCGTTGAACGCACCCAAGAACGCCGCGGGCGACGAGGTGACCGGCCCGGTGAAGTGGATGACCATCCGCTCCGACAACAACGACAAGTTCGCGCAGCCCGACGGCCTATGGATCGGCGCCAAGGGCACGCCCACCAACGTCACTTTTGAAGGCCCGGCGCTCAAGGGCGCGACCAACGCGGTACTGCCGCGCGTGGACCACCGCGAGACCTCGTTCTCGCCCGCCGCTTTCGAGACCACCTACCGCTTCATCACCGGCCGGGCGCCCACCACGCTGGTTCCGACGCCGCAAGCACCGGTGGTGCTCAACGGCAAGATCACCGGCCTGGGCCTCGTGCCCACCGACCCGGCCACCGGCAACTATGCCAACAACCTGCCCTTGCCGGGCGCGCAGCTGATGGTGTACGCCACCGACCCCGCCACCGGCGAGCGCAAGGGCGCTGCCGTGCACAGCAAGACCGTGGGCGCCGATGGTCTGTGGGGCCCTTTCACCGCGCAGGCCGGCGTGCCGCACGAGTTCGTGATCAGCGCACCGGGATATGCCACCACGCACATCTACCGCAGCCCCTTCCCGCGCAGCAGCGAACTCATTCATCTGCGCGCCGAGCGCATCGCCGCCGCCGACAAGGACGCCAAGTCCACCGTCACTTTCACGCGGCCGCGCGGCTACTTCGACGCCCAACGCGACAAGATGGCCTTTGACAGCAAGGCTTTGCCCGGTGTGCCGCCCGCGGGCGCCGGCGTGTCGAGTTCAAAGATCAAGGTGATGGAAGACGGCGTGCGGGCCATTCCGGCGGAATTCAACGGGGAGAAGATCGTTGGACGCACCTGGCCGGCGGCTGAAAACCGCCTGGTGGTTCTTGAACTGACGTACTGA
- a CDS encoding acyl-CoA dehydrogenase family protein, whose amino-acid sequence MDFDFSDDQGALRDAVQKWVEKAYTFDRHTAIVAAGGFDRAAYNELAELGLAGLYVSEDDGGMGMGPIEGMVVMEELGRGIVLEPLAQTLITSGVLGGYAPAELKAAWLPRIASGEALVVLAHQERKARYKLDVCTTTAAQAGGGWTLSGTKNVVPAADQADAFVVPAMAAGKLGLFLVERTASGVSTTGHHTQDGGRAGDLTLKDAPAQLITSDGLTALEHGVDIGIAATCAEAVGVMDKTLAITVEYMNTRKQFGVAIATFQALRHRVADMKMQLELARSMSYYASLKLNAPAAERRAAMARAKVQLGTSMRFVGQQAVQLHGGIGVTDEYIVSHYFKKLTQLEMSFGDTLHHLSEVSSRMQDTAGVFA is encoded by the coding sequence ATGGACTTCGATTTTTCCGATGATCAAGGCGCGCTGCGCGATGCCGTTCAAAAGTGGGTGGAGAAGGCCTACACCTTCGACCGCCACACCGCCATCGTGGCTGCCGGTGGCTTTGATCGCGCGGCCTACAACGAACTCGCCGAACTCGGCCTCGCCGGCCTCTACGTGAGCGAGGACGACGGTGGCATGGGCATGGGCCCGATCGAGGGCATGGTGGTGATGGAGGAGCTGGGCCGCGGCATCGTGCTGGAGCCGCTCGCCCAAACCCTGATCACCTCGGGGGTGCTCGGTGGCTACGCGCCGGCCGAACTGAAGGCGGCCTGGTTGCCCCGCATCGCCTCGGGCGAAGCGCTGGTGGTGCTCGCGCACCAGGAGCGCAAGGCCCGCTACAAGCTCGATGTCTGCACCACCACCGCCGCGCAGGCCGGCGGTGGCTGGACACTCTCGGGCACCAAAAACGTGGTGCCAGCCGCCGACCAGGCCGACGCCTTTGTGGTGCCCGCCATGGCCGCCGGCAAGCTGGGTCTGTTCCTGGTGGAGCGCACCGCTTCGGGCGTGAGCACCACTGGCCACCACACGCAGGACGGTGGCCGCGCCGGTGACCTGACGCTGAAAGACGCACCGGCCCAACTGATCACCAGCGACGGACTGACTGCCCTCGAACACGGCGTGGACATCGGCATTGCCGCCACCTGCGCCGAAGCCGTGGGCGTGATGGACAAGACCCTGGCGATCACGGTCGAATACATGAACACGCGCAAGCAGTTCGGCGTGGCGATTGCCACTTTCCAGGCGCTGCGCCACCGCGTCGCCGACATGAAGATGCAGCTGGAACTGGCACGCTCCATGAGCTACTACGCCAGCCTCAAGCTCAACGCACCCGCGGCGGAGCGTCGCGCAGCCATGGCGCGCGCCAAGGTGCAACTGGGCACGTCCATGCGCTTCGTGGGCCAGCAGGCGGTGCAGTTGCACGGCGGCATCGGCGTGACCGACGAGTACATCGTGAGCCACTACTTCAAGAAGCTCACCCAGCTGGAGATGAGCTTCGGCGACACCTTGCACCACCTGAGCGAAGTGTCCAGCCGCATGCAGGACACAGCTGGCGTGTTTGCCTGA
- a CDS encoding acyl-CoA dehydrogenase family protein, giving the protein MDLAFTPEEQAFREEIRGWVKANLPAEIAHKVHNALRLSRDDMQRWAKILGKKGWLGWGWPKEFGGPGWNAVQKHLFEEECALAGAPRVVPFGPVMVAPVIMAFGNKAQQERFLPGIASGDVWWSQGYSEPGSGSDLASVKCRAERQGDKYIVNGQKTWTTLGQYGEWIFCLVRTSNEGKPQTGISFLLIDMKSPGVSVRPIKLLDGECEVNEVWFDNVEVPAENLIGEENKGWTYAKHLLSHERTNIADVNRAKRELERLKRIAKAEGVWDDLRFRDQIALLEVDVVALEMMVLRVLSAEKSGKNSLDIAGLLKIKGSEIQQRYSELMMLAAGPYSLPFIEEAMEAGWQGDFPGGVNANAPLASTYFNMRKTTIYGGSNEVQRNIVAQTVLG; this is encoded by the coding sequence ATGGATTTGGCATTCACGCCCGAAGAGCAGGCGTTTCGCGAGGAGATCCGCGGCTGGGTCAAGGCCAACCTGCCCGCCGAGATCGCCCACAAGGTCCACAACGCCCTGCGCCTGTCACGCGACGACATGCAGCGCTGGGCGAAGATCCTCGGCAAAAAAGGCTGGCTCGGCTGGGGCTGGCCCAAAGAGTTCGGCGGCCCGGGCTGGAACGCGGTGCAGAAACACCTGTTCGAAGAGGAATGTGCGCTGGCCGGCGCGCCCCGCGTGGTGCCTTTCGGCCCGGTGATGGTGGCGCCCGTGATCATGGCCTTCGGCAACAAGGCACAGCAAGAGCGCTTTTTGCCGGGCATCGCCAGCGGTGACGTCTGGTGGAGCCAGGGCTACAGCGAGCCGGGCTCCGGCTCCGACCTCGCTTCGGTGAAATGCCGCGCCGAACGCCAGGGCGACAAGTACATCGTCAACGGCCAGAAGACCTGGACCACGCTGGGTCAGTACGGCGAGTGGATCTTCTGCCTGGTGCGCACCAGCAATGAAGGCAAACCACAAACCGGCATTTCCTTCCTGTTGATCGACATGAAGTCGCCCGGCGTCTCGGTGCGACCCATCAAGCTGCTCGACGGCGAGTGTGAAGTCAACGAGGTCTGGTTCGACAACGTCGAAGTGCCGGCGGAAAACCTGATCGGCGAAGAGAACAAGGGCTGGACCTACGCCAAGCACCTGCTCAGTCACGAGCGCACCAACATTGCCGATGTGAACCGCGCCAAGCGCGAGCTCGAGCGACTCAAACGCATCGCCAAGGCCGAAGGCGTGTGGGACGACCTGCGTTTCCGCGACCAGATTGCCCTGCTCGAAGTGGACGTGGTCGCGCTCGAAATGATGGTGCTGCGCGTGCTCTCGGCCGAGAAGTCGGGCAAGAACTCGCTCGACATTGCCGGCCTGCTCAAGATCAAGGGCAGCGAGATCCAGCAGCGCTACAGCGAACTCATGATGCTGGCCGCCGGCCCCTACAGCCTGCCCTTCATCGAAGAAGCCATGGAAGCCGGCTGGCAAGGCGACTTCCCCGGCGGCGTCAACGCCAACGCGCCGCTCGCATCCACCTACTTCAACATGCGCAAGACCACCATCTACGGTGGCAGCAATGAAGTGCAACGCAACATCGTCGCGCAAACCGTTTTGGGCTGA
- a CDS encoding YceH family protein — translation MTSDLQAPSNGRPRGHDFQQRPLSLAEARVLGTLMEKARTVPDSYPLTLNTLVTGCNQKSSREPVMNLADAAVLEALDALRALHLVLESSGSRVTRYEHNFMRAVAVPEQSAVLLGMLMLRGPQTAGELRLNTERWYKFLDIASVDAFLEELQDRSDDKGGALVVKLPRAPGAREQRWAHLLCGPVDAALLTQAPQTATSAATEDELINLTRRVATLENTVAALQDQLQNLNEQLGLSQPGQP, via the coding sequence ATGACCTCAGACCTGCAAGCCCCCTCCAACGGCCGCCCGCGCGGCCACGATTTTCAGCAGCGCCCGCTCTCGCTCGCCGAGGCCCGCGTGCTCGGCACGCTCATGGAAAAGGCGCGCACCGTGCCCGACAGCTACCCGCTCACGCTCAACACGCTGGTGACCGGCTGCAACCAGAAGTCCAGCCGCGAGCCGGTGATGAACCTGGCGGACGCAGCCGTGCTTGAAGCGCTGGATGCCTTGCGCGCCTTGCACCTGGTGCTGGAGAGCAGCGGCAGCCGCGTGACGCGCTACGAACACAACTTCATGCGCGCCGTGGCCGTGCCCGAACAATCGGCCGTGTTGCTGGGCATGCTGATGCTCCGCGGCCCGCAGACCGCAGGTGAACTGCGGCTGAACACCGAGCGCTGGTACAAATTCCTCGACATCGCCTCGGTCGACGCTTTCCTGGAAGAGCTGCAGGACCGCAGCGACGACAAAGGCGGTGCGCTGGTGGTGAAGCTGCCGCGCGCACCGGGCGCGCGCGAACAGCGCTGGGCCCACCTGCTGTGCGGGCCGGTGGACGCTGCCCTGCTGACCCAAGCCCCGCAAACCGCCACCAGTGCCGCCACCGAAGACGAGCTGATCAACCTCACGCGCCGTGTGGCCACGCTGGAAAACACCGTGGCCGCGCTGCAGGATCAGCTTCAAAATCTGAACGAACAACTCGGCTTGTCGCAGCCCGGACAGCCATAA
- the purN gene encoding phosphoribosylglycinamide formyltransferase yields the protein MSGVNKNIVILISGSGSNMAAIVETSLKQRWQARLKASVVAVISNKAGAQGLAWAQERGIATASLDHTAYASREAFDAALMAEIDRHAPTLVVLAGFMRILTPGFVQHYEGRLVNIHPSLLPAFTGLKTHQRAIDMGCRFAGATVHRVTSELDHGEILDQAVVPVLPDDTAEALAARVLTQEHVIYPRAIGKLLFA from the coding sequence ATGTCTGGCGTGAACAAAAACATCGTGATTCTGATCTCCGGAAGTGGCTCCAACATGGCCGCCATCGTGGAGACATCCCTCAAACAACGCTGGCAAGCCCGTCTCAAGGCGAGCGTGGTGGCCGTGATCAGCAACAAGGCCGGTGCGCAGGGGCTGGCCTGGGCGCAGGAGCGGGGCATTGCAACGGCCTCGCTGGACCACACGGCCTACGCCAGCCGCGAGGCCTTTGACGCCGCGCTGATGGCCGAGATCGACCGCCATGCACCCACGCTGGTGGTGCTCGCCGGCTTCATGCGCATCCTCACGCCCGGCTTCGTGCAGCACTACGAGGGCCGGCTGGTCAACATCCACCCCAGCCTGCTGCCGGCGTTCACCGGCTTGAAGACACACCAGCGAGCGATCGACATGGGCTGCCGCTTCGCCGGCGCCACGGTGCACCGGGTGACCAGCGAACTCGACCACGGCGAGATCCTGGATCAGGCGGTGGTGCCGGTGCTGCCGGACGACACGGCCGAGGCGCTGGCGGCGCGGGTGCTGACGCAGGAGCACGTCATCTACCCGCGGGCGATCGGAAAACTGCTCTTTGCCTGA